The Stieleria maiorica genome includes the window GATCACATGCCGCCAGGTTGGCCTTGGCGCGTTCCAGCTTCGCCGCCGATGCATCAACAGTGTCCACCGTCGCGTCGATCGCCGCCGCAGCGCGTCCGATCCAGAGGGTGGAGTAGCCGTTGGACGTTCCGAGTTCAAGAATCCGCGAGGGCTTGGAGTCACGGATCAGCAGATCCAGGAACATCCCCGTCGACGGGGTGATGTTGAGCATCATTCCCTCTCGCGAATCCGCCGCATCGTCGTTGCGGCAACCGTCGCGATAGAGTTGTTCCAAATAGGCGTCAATGGCCATCTGTCATTAGTACCGAAAGATCGCAGCGACCGTTGCATTGCCCGGCATTTTTTCAGCAGCACATCGGAAGGCCGAACCGCCGTGACGTAGGGTGTCGACGACGATCGAATTTAGTTCCGCTGCCTCCAAGTTGTCAACACAGACCATCACCGAGTCGACGCGTCGATTGGCAGCGGCGGCGGTGATTTCGGAGACGTCGTCGGATCCACTCCCTTGTGCGATCGCGGCTGCGAATCGTTCGGCCGTGTCTTGTTCGACCGCCTTGTGGTCAATTGAGAGCGTCTGGCAAACGCGTTCTCGAAGTTCTTCGTCGCTCCACTGCGATGAACTTCCCTCGATCTTTGCATCGACGCGGACGTCGGTCGCTGCCTCGAAATGCCCGGCCACTTCGGTCGTTGCGACCAGCGCCAACGGACTTCCCGAATCGTAGACTGCACCGGCGACTTGATCGCCGACGATCGAAAGGTACTGCCGGCGGTCTGCTTCGATTTTGTCTTCTCCTTCGCCATGCCCATGGAACATCGCCGTCGATGTCGCGCCGGCATTGCCATGGCTACGATGGCTGGTGTTCTGCAGATTCTCTTCGGGATCACGTGGCAAGACGAGATCGTGGAATTTCGCGGGCAACATTTCGGTTGGCATCGATTCCAGTGACTCGCCATCAAAGCGATACAGGTTCGCGCTATCCCAAGTCAACGAGAGCACGAGTGGTCGTTCGGCGTCCTCGCCGGAACGCAACAGCGGCAACACGAAGAACTCGTCGGCGACGGACACCGACGCTGGAACGGTCCGATCGACAAGGAACACACGCCTTTGGTCGGACGTCAAGAAAATTGCGAGCCCTTC containing:
- a CDS encoding baeRF3 domain-containing protein, giving the protein MSTTINDISPSRLTPEDLKTLAETSENPCVSILMPTHRSGPETRQNAIRFKNLLGEAKQKLEDAGHDCSILEPLESLSTNFDFWQHQKEGLAIFLTSDQRRVFLVDRTVPASVSVADEFFVLPLLRSGEDAERPLVLSLTWDSANLYRFDGESLESMPTEMLPAKFHDLVLPRDPEENLQNTSHRSHGNAGATSTAMFHGHGEGEDKIEADRRQYLSIVGDQVAGAVYDSGSPLALVATTEVAGHFEAATDVRVDAKIEGSSSQWSDEELRERVCQTLSIDHKAVEQDTAERFAAAIAQGSGSDDVSEITAAAANRRVDSVMVCVDNLEAAELNSIVVDTLRHGGSAFRCAAEKMPGNATVAAIFRY